A stretch of Prunus dulcis chromosome 6, ALMONDv2, whole genome shotgun sequence DNA encodes these proteins:
- the LOC117631155 gene encoding uncharacterized protein C24B11.05-like, which yields MENEDQYQQYDCLLFDLDDTLYPQSSGISVQITKNIQEYMLQKLGMKESEVPELCISLYKDYGTTMAGLKAQGYNFEYDDFHSFVHGRLPYDSLNPDPILRGLLLSLPIRKVIFTNSDKAHAASVLGKLGIEDCFEMIICFETLNPTNNADDSVGAKETENIEQPNTGSVISKTPVVCKPFEHAYEETFKIANINPKRTLFFDDSIRNLQTAKELGLHTVMIGTSHRTKGADHAFESIHNIKEALPELWETTEQCENVRYSREIAIEQPVQA from the exons ATGGAAAACGAGGATCAATATCAGCAATATGACTGCCTTCTATTTG ATCTAGATGACACCCTATATCCTCAGAGTTCAGGGATTTCAGTACAAATCACTAAGAATATTCAAG AATATATGCTTCAAAAGCTTGGCATGAAGGAAAGTGAAGTTCCTGAATTGTGTATTTCATTATATAAGGATTACGGGACGACGATGGCTGGTCTTAAG GCTCAGGGCTATAACTTCGAGTATGATGACTTTCATAG TTTTGTTCATGGGAGGTTGCCCTACGATTCACTTAATCCTGACCCTATTCTCAGGGGTCTTTTACTTAGTCTACCTATCCGGAAAGTg ATTTTCACAAATTCAGACAAGGCACATGCCGCTAGTGTGCTCGGGAAGCTTGGAATAGAGGACTGCTTTGAGATGATTATATGCTTCGAGACTCTGAATCCCACCAACAATGCTGATGATTCTGTTGGTGCcaaagaaactgaaaatattgaacaacCAAATACTGGTTCTGTAATTTCAAAGACCCCAGTTGTGTGCAAACCGTTTGAGCATGCATATGAAGAAACTTTTAAGATTGCAAACATCAACCCCAAAAGAACG TTATTCTTCGACGATAGCATTCGCAATTTGCAAACTGCAAAGGAGTTGGGGCTCCATACGGTAATG ATTGGCACATCTCACCGAACTAAAGGTGCGGATCATGCATTTGAGAGCATCCATAATATCAAGGAAGCATTGCCAGAACTCTGGGAAACCACTGAACAGTGTGAAAATGTTCGATATTCGCGAGAGATTGCAATCGAACAACCAGTACAAGCTTAG
- the LOC117633244 gene encoding uncharacterized protein LOC117633244 codes for MAKRELSSTLRNLKFMQRATQREEKKEEDVKPAGDSTFPASQIRKCMVIMEGDPHPGAIKGRMSFQSFNPLIDKLNEASANPCQPAATSSGIQSEKGSFRENGSSTDKAECSNTDKSNCERDGDHKRKPSEVVSGKQYPNKSPKVDQGDQLSSPNKSKGSFKKPKGEKLDWNILRPTKNQNKRG; via the exons ATGGCGAAGCGAGAGCTTTCCAGCACGCTTAGGAACTTAAAG TTCATGCAAAGAGCAACtcagagagaggagaagaaagaagaagatgtcaAACCTGCTGGCGATTCTACTTTCCCTGCCAGCCAAATAAGGAAGTG TATGGTCATAATGGAAGGTGACCCCCATCCTGGAGCAATTAAAGGGCGGATGTCGTTTCAAAGTTTCAATCCATTGATTGAT AAACTGAATGAAGCATCGGCAAACCCTTGTCAGCCTGCTGCCACTTCTTCTGGTATCCAAAGTGAAAAAGGGTCATTTAG AGAAAATGGGTCCTCAACGGATAAAGCGGAATGCTCAAATACTGATAAGTCGAATTGTGAGCGTGATGGAGACCATAAAAGAAAACCGTCTGAAGTAGTTTCTGGAAAACAATATCCGAACAAGTCTCCCAAAGTTGATCAAGGTGATCAGCTGTCATCAccaaataaaagtaaaggctcGTTCAAGAAACCAAAGGGTGAAAAGCTGGACTGGAACATTCTTAGACcgacaaaaaatcaaaacaaaagaggTTGA
- the LOC117631391 gene encoding scarecrow-like protein 30 — MDTFLDEIPSSMNKFIFDQGSVPAYSNQNIVTEFEADHDFTDPSFFLVNPDPSSDFSSLSGFSSEVDSPDSQSSNAILKYINEMLMEEELENKPCMLQDCLALQAAEKSLHDVLVQEYPSSANSLLTSVYQNIENPDEGSNHSSNGSVAASNWVGSDWDCVQDVFQSSHIQISATESPAYTLLVPNPLLSNGKGEIIDVESSSSFPTEPKELAKDVSFNSVQDGSSSPSGSRSKKNRQREDDDDLDEGRSNKQSAVYADESELPELFDKVLLCQGEKQESQSCSPQESEHKEGSGKLQLNRKSRGSKGKNTRKKKPDDNTGGVDLWTLLIQCAQAVASYDIRTANEQLRQIRQHSSPYGDGTQRLAHYLANGLELRLAAGVPLNPKMSAAELLRAYQTYITACPFHKMSNFYANRTIAKLAEKATRLHIIDFGVLYGYQWPCLIQGLSNRHGGPPTLRITGVEFPQPGFRPSERVEATGRRLENYCERFKVPFEYNVIAKNWETIQYEDIKIDRDELIVVNCLYRLKNLPDETVTDSPRDTVLKLIRRINPDIFIHGVVNGSYNAPFFDTRFREALFHFSSLFDMFEETLPREDQQRLLFEKEVFGRDVINVIACEGSRRFERPETYKQWQFRNKRAGFRQLPLDQEILKKVRSMVTSEYHKDFVVDEDGMWVLQGWKGRIIHAISYWKPV, encoded by the coding sequence AGTTTCTTTCTAGTCAATCCAGACCCTTCTAGTGATTTCTCCTCATTGTCGGGCTTCAGCTCAGAGGTGGATTCTCCAGACAGTCAATCCTCCAATGCTATTCTCAAGTACATAAATGAGATGCTTATGGAGGAAGAGTTGGAGAATAAGCCCTGCATGCTGCAGGACTGTTTGGCCCTCCAAGCTGCTGAAAAATCCTTACATGATGTCCTGGTTCAAGAGTATCCCTCTTCAGCCAATTCACTTCTTACTTCAGTTTACCAAAATATTGAGAACCCAGATGAGGGCAGTAACCACAGCAGTAATGGCTCTGTTGCTGCTAGCAACTGGGTTGGCTCAGATTGGGATTGTGTTCAAGATGTTTTCCAATCCTCTCATATCCAAATTTCTGCTACTGAATCTCCTGCATATACCCTTTTAGTTCCAAATCCTTTACTTTCAAATGGAAAGGGTGAAATCATAGATGTAGAAAGCAGCTCATCATTTCCTACAGAACCAAAGGAGCTGGCTAAGGATGTGAGTTTCAATTCAGTCCAAGATGGGAGTAGCTCACCAAGTGGATCAAGGAGCAAGAAAAATCGTCAGCGGGAAGACGACGATGATCTTGATGAAGGGAGGAGCAACAAGCAATCAGCTGTTTATGCTGATGAATCTGAGCTACCTGAACTGTTCGATAAGGTACTGCTCTGTCAAGGTGAAAAGCAAGAGTCTCAATCATGTTCTCCTCAGGAATCTGAGCACAAAGAGGGGAGCGGAAAGTTGCAGCTTAACAGGAAGTCAAGAGGATCCAAAGGCAAAAACACACGCAAGAAAAAACCGGATGACAATACAGGAGGGGTTGATTTATGGACACTGCTAATTCAATGTGCACAAGCTGTTGCAAGCTATGACATAAGGACTGCAAATGAGCAACTCAGGCAGATAAGGCAGCACTCTTCTCCCTACGGTGATGGAACCCAGCGATTAGCTCATTACTTAGCCAATGGCCTTGAACTACGCTTGGCTGCAGGAGTTCCCTTGAACCCAAAAATGTCAGCTGCTGAACTCTTGAGAGCTTACCAGACTTACATTACAGCATGCCCCTTCCATAAGATGTCAAATTTCTATGCTAACCGAACAATTGCAAAACTAGCAGAGAAAGCAACAAGGCTTCACATCATTGATTTTGGCGTTCTCTATGGATACCAATGGCCTTGCTTGATCCAAGGCCTCTCCAACAGACATGGTGGACCTCCCACACTTCGCATTACTGGAGTTGAGTTTCCCCAACCAGGTTTTCGGCCTTCAGAAAGGGTTGAAGCGACAGGGCGACGCCTGGAAAATTACTGCGAGAGATTTAAAGTCCCATTTGAGTATAATGTCATAGCAAAGAATTGGGAAACTATTCAGTATGAGGATATCAAAATTGACAGAGATGAGTTGATTGTTGTCAATTGCTTGTACCGATTGAAGAACCTACCTGATGAAACAGTGACAGACAGTCCAAGGGATACAGTTTTGAAGTTGATCAGGAGAATTAACCCAGATATATTTATTCATGGTGTAGTCAATGGGTCCTATAATGCACCCTTCTTCGACACACGCTTCCGGGAAGCACTCTTCCATTTCTCTTCACTGTTCGACATGTTCGAGGAGACTCTGCCCCGAGAAGATCAACAGAGGCTACTCTTTGAAAAAGAAGTATTTGGTAGGGATGTTATCAATGTAATAGCATGTGAGGGTTCAAGGAGGTTTGAAAGGCCTGAGACATACAAGCAGTGGCAGTTTAGAAACAAGAGAGCTGGGTTTAGGCAGTTACCACTGGACCAGGAGATCTTGAAGAAAGTCAGGAGTATGGTAACGTCAGAATACCATAAAGATTTCGTTGTTGACGAGGATGGCATGTGGGTCTTGCAGGGATGGAAAGGCAGAATAATTCATGCTATATCTTACTGGAAACCTGTTTGA
- the LOC117631132 gene encoding ubiquitin recognition factor in ER-associated degradation protein 1, translating into MAHENYRISAFEQSYRCYPVSFIDKSHLEKGDKIIMPPSALDRLASLQIDYPMLFELNNPIVDRVTHCGVLEFVADEGLIYLPYWMMENMLLQEGDICQVKNKSLVKGTYVKLQPHTKDFLDISNPKAILETTLRSYSCLTTGDTIMVPYNNKKYYINIVETKPSSAISIIETDCEVDFAPPLDYVEPEKPAPITSSKKRLLEAEEEPSEKIAKFSPFTGSGKRLDGKPLAQSVAQVSSPILKQHQLKSENGTKSSKSSTCAARQHSGKLVFGSNVNQPTNETPKVAPKNSRQEPSQKAEDPSQKTDEPKFQAFTGKKYSLKG; encoded by the exons ATG GCTCATGAAAACTATCGCATTTCTGCTTTTGAGCAGAGTTATCGTTGTTACCCTGTCTCATTTATTGACAAG TCACATCTGGAAAAGGGGGATAAAA TTATAATGCCTCCCTCAGCTCTTGACCGCCTCG CATCTTTACAGATCGACTACCCTATGTTGTTCGAACTTAACAATCCTATTGTTGACCGAGTTACTCATTGTGgggttttggaatttgttgCTGATGAGGGCCTAATCTATTTACCTTACTGG aTGATGGAGAACATGCTCCTTCAAGAGGGAGACATTTGTCAAGTGAAAAACAAAAGCCTTGTAAAGGGAACGTATGTGAAGTTGCAGCCCCACACCAAGGACTTTCTTGATATCTCAAATCCCAAAGCCAT TTTGGAGACTACATTGAGGAGCTACTCTTGTTTAACCACTGGTGACACTATCATGGTTCCTTATAACAATAAAAAGTATTACATTAACATAGTTGAAACAAAACCCTCCTCTGCAATCAGTATAATTGAGACGGACTGTGAGGTTGATTTTGCCCCTCCTCTTGATTATGTGGAACCCGAGAAACCAGCACCTATTACTTCGTCAAAGAAGAGACTGCTAGAAG CCGAAGAAGAACCATCTGAAAAGATAGCAAAATTCAGTCCCTTTACTGGTTCAGGAAAACGATTGGATGGGAAACCATTGGCACAATCAGTTGCACAAGTTTCCTCTCCCATACTCAAGCAGCACCAACTGAAGAGTGAAAATGGAACCAAGAGTTCGAAGTCATCAACTTGTGCTGCACGTCAACACTCTGGAAAGCTTGTGTTTGGTTCAAATGTCAACCAGCCCACAAATGAAACCCCAAAA GTTGCCCCAAAGAACAGCAGGCAAGAACCTTCTCAGAAGGCAGAAGATCCTTCTCAAAAGACAGATGAGCCAAAGTTCCAAGCATTCACGGGGAAGAAGTATTCACTGAAAGGGTGA